CAATGACTGTTTTGCCTGCCCAATCGTTGGACGCCGCGATCGCCTCGTTAATCGTTGCATAATAAACTGCAACTAAAATCACATCGGCAAAGGCAACTGCCTCAGCAACTGTGTCAGCTTGAGCATTGCTACCTGCTTCAGCAATCAGTGACGATAGCTTTTCTGGATTGCGAGAACTGAATAGAACTTGATGCCCTGCTTTTGCCCACAGTTTGCCAACCGTACCGCCAATGTTTCCTGAACCGATGATGCCAATTTTCATAGTTGTTCTCCCGTCAATAGGTTGATATCAGCTTTAACGTGTGATTCCAAGAACAAACTAGAACCTTTAGTTCGCGGAGAAGACAGGAGCGAAAAGTACCCCTAAATTCTGAGTAAGGAGCGAGACAAGGCGAACAACGTAATGCCACTGTTCATGCCTCGCTCTTTAGCATCGTTTGAGAGTACGCTACTCAAGCGGAGACGAATATCACTAGCGGGTAACTTATTAAGCGTAAATCTTGTCTTCTAGCTTTTCAGGCAATGGAGTGAGTAAACGAGCACAATTCAGCCACCACCAGGGCTGATGAGCTGCGGCAAACCAACCAGCAACGTGTTCTGATTGGTCAAGCAATGTTTCATCCTGAGGTCGCTTAGGAATGACAAAATGCTTCAGTGTCGGTGTATCGAGAGGTGCAACAACTTTAAGATTGTCAGGGAATGTGGCTCCAATCTCTCTTGAGAGCCGTGCTTTTGCATCTTGTTGCATCTCCGGTACGAACAGAGGGTCTTTCCAGGCACGTCCAATAATCATGACGTGAATGCCCTGACGGAAGCGATCGAGAGCTGCAAAATCAAATCCATTCCGCATCTGCCACCAAATTAGTGAGTGCGCCATCATCCACCAATCAGCAATTTGCTGGAAGCGGTAGGCAAACTCTTCTTCCGGTGGTTTTACAGGTAATACAAAGTGAAACAAATTCTCACTGTCTTCGAGTACTTTTACCTGAGTTTCAGCTGGAAGTTTAAGGTGAGCTTCTCGCTCCAGCACGGCTTTCGGGTTAGTGAAAAATTCTTGTTTAAGTGCATCTTCATGCCACAAACGAAGCAGTAGTCGCATTTGTAAGGCTTCCAAATACGGTCCATAAATGCTAGCATCGATCGTAGACCAGGTTGTTTTGACATCAGGTAATGTCAACAGTTGTGTAACCATAAAAGCCTCTCTAGTTGTCGAAAGTCATTGCTCTTATACAGTGTGTGTTGTATAGCTAAACAGCCGGATAGAGTTTGATGGAAGATAGCTTTAAAGATAATGCCATTAAGCTTTCCAATGACCTTGAGCCAGATTGCTATCTACACACTGTTATTAGAAGAATGAGAGTTAAATCGTTAACTCCACATTGACAATACGAGTTACATCAACAGGAGTATTCTACATTTGTGCGATTTTTGGTACGTTTCTGCTTTGTTCTTAAAACGAAATTTTAGATATACACAACAGTTCTAAATCAGTTATGAGATGGGTTATGACTAAGATATCTGTGATGCTAGAGTGACTCAATAAGGCACAAACTGAGATGAATACCGTTCTAATTGTTACTACTTCTCAAGTT
This region of Oscillatoria sp. FACHB-1407 genomic DNA includes:
- a CDS encoding NHLP leader peptide family RiPP precursor; its protein translation is MVTQLLTLPDVKTTWSTIDASIYGPYLEALQMRLLLRLWHEDALKQEFFTNPKAVLEREAHLKLPAETQVKVLEDSENLFHFVLPVKPPEEEFAYRFQQIADWWMMAHSLIWWQMRNGFDFAALDRFRQGIHVMIIGRAWKDPLFVPEMQQDAKARLSREIGATFPDNLKVVAPLDTPTLKHFVIPKRPQDETLLDQSEHVAGWFAAAHQPWWWLNCARLLTPLPEKLEDKIYA